A genomic window from Flavobacterium johnsoniae includes:
- a CDS encoding GxxExxY protein, giving the protein MIDINEYYYKKDQNYQIVGLCMEVHRLLGPGLLEIVYKDALEIEFKNNNIPYHREKEFSIEYKGVILPHKFYADFIVHEDIILEVKSVREISNDHLAQTLNYMKLADTPVGIIANFQNKSLVHKRLINS; this is encoded by the coding sequence ATGATTGACATAAACGAATATTACTACAAGAAAGATCAAAATTATCAAATTGTAGGCTTATGTATGGAAGTACACAGATTATTGGGACCTGGATTACTTGAAATTGTGTACAAAGATGCGTTAGAAATTGAATTTAAGAATAATAACATTCCTTATCATAGAGAAAAAGAATTTTCAATAGAATATAAAGGAGTTATTTTACCTCATAAATTTTATGCAGATTTTATAGTTCATGAAGATATAATATTAGAAGTAAAATCAGTGAGAGAAATCAGTAACGATCATCTTGCTCAAACATTAAATTACATGAAACTTGCAGATACTCCAGTTGGAATAATTGCAAACTTTCAAAACAAATCATTAGTACACAAAAGATTGATAAATTCATAA
- a CDS encoding four helix bundle protein: MRDFKKYDIWQLSHSLTLEIYKMTSLFPKEELYGLTSQIRRASSSIPTNISEGCGRSSDKEFNQFLNIALGSANETEYLLILAKDLQYLNNEIAEKQIEKINSIKSKIYKLKQVLVKL, translated from the coding sequence ATGAGAGATTTTAAAAAATATGACATTTGGCAACTTAGCCACTCTTTAACTTTAGAAATTTATAAAATGACTTCTTTATTTCCAAAAGAAGAATTATATGGATTAACAAGTCAAATTAGAAGAGCATCTTCCTCAATTCCAACCAATATTAGTGAAGGATGCGGAAGAAGTAGTGACAAAGAGTTTAATCAATTTCTCAACATTGCTTTGGGTTCTGCAAATGAGACAGAATATTTATTGATTTTAGCTAAAGATTTGCAATATTTAAACAATGAAATTGCAGAAAAACAGATAGAAAAAATCAATAGCATAAAAAGCAAAATTTACAAACTAAAACAAGTACTTGTAAAGCTGTAA
- a CDS encoding helix-turn-helix domain-containing protein — protein MKLTETLEDFYKVKINGMPENLKKEIGHFNVFKLDDYIGSTCNPLPYTRKDFYKISLIIGKNKVHYADKVVAIEDQALFFANPQIPYSWEHIDENQTGFFCIFTDAFFSQFGNLKEYPLFQPGGNPVVPISTELAESLKTVYLRMLDEINSDYAFKYDVLRNLVFEIIHLALKTQTVTASLYSKSNATIRVSSLFMELLERQFPIESISQQINFRSPSEFANQLNVHVNHLNKALKETTGKTTSQIISERIIQEAMILLKQTNWNINEIAWCLGFEELSHFINFFKKNVQVSPKNYRLAEIV, from the coding sequence ATGAAACTCACAGAAACTTTAGAAGATTTTTACAAAGTAAAAATAAATGGAATGCCTGAAAATCTTAAAAAAGAGATTGGACATTTTAATGTTTTTAAGCTGGATGATTATATAGGGAGCACTTGTAACCCTTTGCCTTACACGAGAAAAGACTTTTACAAAATTAGCTTAATCATTGGGAAGAACAAAGTGCATTATGCTGATAAAGTTGTGGCTATTGAAGATCAGGCTTTGTTCTTTGCAAATCCGCAGATTCCTTACAGTTGGGAACATATTGATGAAAACCAAACTGGATTTTTCTGTATTTTTACAGATGCTTTTTTTAGTCAGTTTGGAAATTTAAAAGAATATCCGCTTTTCCAACCAGGAGGTAATCCAGTTGTTCCAATTTCTACAGAGTTAGCAGAATCTTTGAAAACGGTTTATTTAAGAATGCTTGATGAAATAAATTCTGATTATGCTTTTAAATATGATGTGCTTCGAAATTTAGTTTTTGAAATTATTCACCTAGCTTTAAAAACGCAAACTGTAACTGCTTCATTATACAGTAAATCGAATGCTACAATTCGTGTTTCTTCTTTATTTATGGAATTATTAGAACGACAATTCCCAATTGAATCGATTTCTCAACAAATTAATTTCCGTTCGCCTTCAGAATTTGCAAATCAGTTAAATGTACATGTAAATCATTTGAATAAGGCTTTGAAAGAAACAACTGGAAAGACAACTTCTCAGATTATTTCAGAAAGAATTATTCAAGAAGCCATGATTCTGCTGAAACAAACCAATTGGAATATTAATGAAATTGCGTGGTGTTTAGGCTTCGAAGAATTATCTCATTTTATCAATTTCTTTAAAAAAAATGTTCAGGTTTCACCAAAAAACTATCGTTTAGCAGAAATTGTTTGA
- a CDS encoding ectonucleotide pyrophosphatase/phosphodiesterase: MKKHFTSLLSLFFLSLSFVLQAQNTKDNYVVLVSMDGFRWDYQKQFNLPNLKQISKEGVHAKSMKPSYPTKTFPNHYTIVTGLYPDHHGIINNVFYDADLNESFSLSSKAKNDSRFYGGNPIWNLAEQQGVKTASFFWPGSDIDKRNPTYFKNYDNKIPYEARIDTVMKWLQLPEKQRPHLVTLYFDEPDHSGHNFGPLSPQTKKAATKMDSIIGEISRKLDQLPIGKQINLIIVSDHGMANISNDKKVAVLDYLKPEWLGYKDVVNPIMSLLAKAGFQDSIANALKKVPHIKFWKATEVPERLHYGTNPRAHDFVIEAEKGWSLVSKESTHIKGGTHGYDNENKDMHAIFYAKGPAFKVNKEVKTFPNISVYPLIANILGLQIGEIDGKLCDVKSILNN; the protein is encoded by the coding sequence ATGAAAAAGCATTTTACCTCACTTCTATCCTTATTTTTTCTTTCACTTTCATTCGTCTTACAAGCCCAAAATACTAAAGACAACTATGTAGTTTTAGTTTCGATGGATGGATTTCGATGGGATTATCAAAAACAATTCAATCTTCCTAATCTTAAACAAATTTCGAAAGAAGGTGTTCACGCCAAATCAATGAAACCTTCTTATCCGACAAAAACTTTTCCAAATCATTACACTATTGTAACTGGTCTTTATCCTGATCATCACGGAATTATCAATAATGTTTTTTATGATGCTGATTTAAACGAATCTTTTTCATTATCATCGAAAGCAAAAAATGACTCTAGATTTTACGGCGGAAATCCGATTTGGAATCTAGCAGAACAGCAAGGTGTAAAAACCGCTTCTTTCTTCTGGCCAGGTTCTGATATCGACAAAAGAAATCCAACTTATTTTAAAAACTACGACAATAAAATTCCTTACGAAGCTAGAATTGACACGGTTATGAAATGGCTTCAGCTTCCAGAAAAACAACGCCCGCATTTGGTGACTTTGTATTTTGACGAGCCAGATCATTCAGGACATAATTTTGGTCCGCTTTCGCCGCAAACTAAAAAAGCAGCAACTAAAATGGATTCTATTATTGGAGAAATATCTCGAAAATTAGATCAATTACCAATCGGAAAACAAATCAATTTAATAATTGTTTCCGATCATGGAATGGCTAATATCAGCAATGATAAAAAAGTAGCCGTTTTAGATTACCTAAAACCAGAATGGCTCGGATACAAAGATGTTGTAAATCCAATTATGAGTTTACTAGCTAAAGCTGGTTTTCAGGATTCTATTGCAAATGCTTTAAAAAAAGTACCACATATCAAATTCTGGAAAGCTACTGAAGTTCCCGAAAGACTTCATTACGGAACCAATCCTCGTGCGCATGATTTTGTGATTGAAGCAGAAAAAGGATGGAGTTTAGTAAGTAAAGAAAGTACTCACATAAAAGGCGGAACTCACGGTTATGATAATGAAAACAAAGATATGCATGCTATTTTTTATGCAAAAGGACCAGCTTTTAAAGTAAATAAAGAAGTTAAAACTTTCCCTAATATTTCGGTTTATCCTTTAATTGCAAATATTTTAGGATTGCAAATAGGCGAAATTGATGGAAAATTGTGCGATGTAAAATCAATACTGAACAATTAG
- a CDS encoding sigma-54 interaction domain-containing protein codes for METVQAIKQRFEIIGNDPKLNRAIEKAIQVAPTDISVMVTGESGVGKENIPRIIHSLSHRKHGKYIAVNCGAIPEGTIDSELFGHEKGAFTGATSTREGYFEVADGGTIFLDEVGELPLTTQVRLLRVLENGEFIKVGSSQVQKTNVRIVAATNVNLFNAIEKGKFREDLYYRLSTVEITLPPLRERNDDIHLLFRKFVADFAHKYKMPPLKLDDDAVQLLQKFRWSGNIRQLRNVAEQISVLETNRDITLATLQSYLPAEGSNLPSVINDSKKESDFSTERDILYKVLFDMKSDLNDLKKLTLELMKNGASKVQDINPNLIQKIYGNQQNDSEIDFEEEPRTAVMTPTVREENYQIPDDNYLFAETIEEEEILRLEQKEIEMIKKSLEKNKGKRKAAADELGISERTLYRKIKQFDL; via the coding sequence ATGGAAACAGTTCAAGCAATAAAACAACGATTTGAGATTATTGGAAATGATCCGAAATTAAATCGTGCTATCGAAAAAGCCATTCAGGTTGCTCCAACTGATATTTCGGTTATGGTAACTGGGGAAAGTGGTGTTGGTAAAGAAAATATTCCTAGAATTATACATTCGCTTTCGCACAGAAAGCACGGAAAATATATTGCAGTAAACTGCGGTGCAATTCCAGAAGGAACTATTGACAGTGAACTTTTTGGACACGAAAAAGGTGCTTTTACAGGCGCAACAAGCACACGTGAAGGCTATTTTGAAGTTGCCGACGGCGGAACAATATTTTTAGATGAAGTTGGTGAATTACCCTTAACAACTCAGGTAAGATTACTTCGTGTTTTAGAAAATGGTGAGTTTATAAAAGTGGGTTCTTCGCAGGTTCAAAAAACCAATGTGAGAATTGTTGCTGCAACAAACGTGAACTTATTTAATGCAATCGAAAAAGGAAAATTCCGTGAAGATTTGTATTATCGTTTAAGTACAGTCGAAATCACCTTACCTCCTTTAAGAGAAAGAAACGACGATATACATTTATTGTTCAGAAAATTTGTAGCCGATTTTGCTCACAAATACAAAATGCCACCTTTAAAACTAGACGACGACGCTGTTCAGCTTTTACAGAAATTTAGATGGAGCGGAAATATTCGTCAGCTTCGAAATGTGGCAGAACAGATTTCTGTTTTAGAAACCAATCGCGATATTACATTGGCAACTTTACAATCTTATTTGCCTGCTGAAGGAAGCAACTTGCCTTCTGTAATCAACGACAGTAAGAAAGAAAGCGATTTCAGCACAGAAAGAGACATATTATATAAGGTCCTTTTTGACATGAAAAGTGACTTAAATGACTTGAAAAAACTGACTCTGGAATTAATGAAAAATGGAGCTTCTAAAGTTCAAGACATTAATCCGAATTTAATTCAGAAAATATACGGTAATCAGCAAAACGATAGCGAAATTGATTTTGAAGAAGAACCAAGAACTGCGGTTATGACACCAACTGTTCGCGAAGAAAACTATCAAATTCCAGACGATAACTATTTATTTGCTGAAACAATAGAAGAAGAGGAAATTTTACGTTTGGAACAGAAAGAAATCGAAATGATCAAAAAATCATTAGAAAAAAACAAAGGAAAACGTAAAGCAGCCGCAGATGAATTAGGTATTTCAGAAAGAACTTTATACCGCAAAATCAAACAATTCGATTTATAA
- a CDS encoding tetratricopeptide repeat protein — protein MNVTDYTYLMNKPDAITEKQADALGSVLNEFPYFQSARALRLKGLFNQNSFKYNYALKVTAAHTSDRSVLFDFITSEIFTSIQNDFYEQKLRDLLEITVFESEIISPEQIRKAIEVKTEVEEQPISETIKVTETPNIVNPAKTEEVKKVPEIDPSIFLAIKEAQSITFEKPIKTEEPKILPVIDESIFDTIKQTQSVTYEKPVVEEKNNTIVAEESILESTKETENASFTETTKTEQPTIDRIENSILSSIKVSETPSVKESEAIIATEEQKFDRVENSILSSIKEAESANAEQSAKIEEVKIEPIIEEPSQNSDEDEDDGSVIEEMIIPEFKMNPVERSILSSIKEAETKTLEAPKEVIQEVVKTEEKDEEEIKEENEDLIEEIIEEEESNEPAKTAAEHLEIGKPLDFSLSEKHSFQEWLQLSRTEPIDRSNEISPEEQAKIEAAKEEERQKKAEIIDKFIETNPKISPIKPGTIAPVVQIDSNIEDNSYLMTETLARVYLEQKKYTKAIQAYEILILKYPEKITFFADRISDIKILQQNNNNNN, from the coding sequence ATGAACGTTACCGATTATACCTACTTAATGAACAAACCCGATGCTATTACAGAAAAGCAGGCGGACGCATTAGGAAGTGTTTTGAATGAGTTTCCGTATTTTCAAAGTGCTCGTGCTTTACGATTAAAAGGACTTTTCAATCAAAATAGCTTTAAGTATAATTATGCTTTAAAAGTTACGGCCGCTCATACATCTGATCGTTCCGTTTTGTTTGATTTTATTACATCGGAAATTTTTACTTCTATTCAGAACGATTTTTACGAACAAAAACTAAGAGATCTTCTTGAAATTACTGTTTTTGAAAGTGAAATAATTTCACCTGAACAAATTAGAAAAGCAATTGAAGTAAAAACAGAAGTTGAAGAACAGCCTATTTCAGAAACCATAAAAGTAACTGAAACTCCTAATATTGTAAATCCTGCTAAAACGGAAGAAGTTAAAAAGGTTCCAGAAATAGATCCATCAATTTTTCTTGCCATTAAAGAAGCTCAATCTATAACTTTTGAGAAACCAATAAAAACAGAAGAACCAAAAATACTTCCTGTAATTGACGAATCTATCTTTGACACAATTAAACAGACTCAATCGGTAACATATGAAAAACCTGTTGTTGAAGAAAAAAATAACACAATTGTTGCTGAAGAGTCTATTTTAGAATCCACAAAAGAAACTGAAAATGCATCATTTACAGAAACAACAAAAACGGAACAACCTACAATTGATCGTATTGAAAACTCTATTTTAAGTTCGATTAAAGTTTCTGAGACACCTTCTGTAAAAGAATCTGAAGCTATAATTGCAACAGAAGAACAAAAATTTGATCGTGTTGAAAATTCGATTTTAAGCTCAATCAAAGAAGCAGAATCTGCAAATGCAGAACAATCTGCAAAAATTGAAGAAGTAAAAATTGAACCTATTATAGAAGAACCTTCTCAAAATTCGGATGAAGACGAAGACGATGGCAGTGTTATCGAGGAAATGATTATTCCAGAATTTAAAATGAATCCTGTTGAGCGATCTATTCTTTCTTCAATTAAAGAAGCCGAAACAAAAACACTTGAAGCACCAAAAGAAGTAATTCAAGAAGTTGTAAAAACTGAAGAGAAGGATGAAGAAGAAATCAAGGAGGAAAATGAAGACCTAATTGAAGAAATAATCGAGGAAGAAGAATCTAATGAACCTGCAAAAACAGCGGCAGAACATTTAGAAATTGGAAAACCATTAGATTTTTCTCTTAGCGAAAAACATTCATTCCAAGAATGGCTTCAATTATCTCGAACAGAACCAATTGACCGCTCGAACGAAATTTCTCCAGAGGAACAAGCTAAAATTGAAGCTGCAAAAGAAGAAGAAAGACAAAAAAAGGCTGAAATTATAGATAAATTTATCGAAACCAATCCAAAAATCTCTCCAATAAAACCTGGAACAATTGCTCCAGTAGTCCAAATTGACAGCAATATTGAGGACAATTCTTATCTGATGACAGAGACTTTGGCCAGAGTTTATCTGGAACAAAAGAAATATACAAAAGCAATTCAAGCTTATGAAATATTAATTTTGAAATATCCAGAAAAAATTACTTTCTTTGCAGACCGCATATCGGATATAAAGATTTTACAACAAAATAACAATAACAATAATTAA
- a CDS encoding oxidoreductase, whose protein sequence is MDNKKVWFITGASKGLGLELAKKLLAEGVKVAATSRSEEALVKVLGNSSESFLPLEMDLVDEKSVKNAIDKTINHFKTIDVLVNNAGYGLLGALEELTDAESRKNYEVNVFGLLNVIRNTMPILRANKTGHIFNISSVGGYYGEFPGWGIYCSTKFAVAGLTESLAAEVKTFGVHATIVYPGYFRTDFLKDSSLLLPENPIADYKEVRQSESTHKDDINENQPGDPVKLAEALIQVSEDQNPPLHLFLGEDAYNMANQKIASVQNELGQWKEVSISTAF, encoded by the coding sequence ATGGACAATAAAAAAGTTTGGTTTATCACAGGTGCTTCAAAAGGACTTGGATTAGAATTGGCTAAAAAATTATTAGCAGAAGGGGTTAAAGTGGCTGCAACATCAAGAAGTGAAGAAGCATTAGTAAAAGTTTTAGGAAATTCCTCAGAAAGTTTTCTTCCTTTAGAAATGGATTTAGTTGATGAAAAAAGCGTTAAAAATGCAATCGACAAGACTATCAATCATTTTAAAACAATTGATGTTTTGGTAAATAATGCAGGTTACGGCTTATTAGGAGCATTAGAAGAATTAACCGATGCAGAATCTAGAAAAAACTACGAAGTAAATGTTTTCGGATTATTAAATGTAATCAGAAATACAATGCCAATTCTGCGCGCCAATAAAACGGGACATATTTTTAATATTTCTTCTGTTGGAGGATATTATGGAGAATTTCCGGGTTGGGGTATTTACTGTTCTACAAAATTTGCCGTAGCAGGTTTGACAGAATCTCTGGCAGCAGAAGTTAAAACGTTTGGAGTTCATGCAACAATCGTTTATCCAGGTTATTTCAGAACCGATTTCTTAAAAGACAGTTCGTTGTTATTGCCTGAAAATCCGATTGCAGATTATAAAGAGGTAAGACAATCTGAAAGCACTCACAAGGACGACATTAATGAAAATCAGCCAGGAGATCCTGTGAAATTAGCTGAAGCTTTAATTCAAGTTAGTGAAGATCAGAATCCGCCATTGCATTTGTTTTTAGGAGAAGATGCCTATAATATGGCAAATCAAAAAATAGCAAGTGTACAGAATGAATTAGGGCAATGGAAAGAAGTTTCTATTTCGACAGCATTTTAA
- the secG gene encoding preprotein translocase subunit SecG — protein sequence MSTFSIFLVLITIVCFLLIIVIMVQNPKGGGLSSTISGTQMLGGVQKTTDFLDKSTWTLATVLIVLILLSSLSFSGALSDTDSKLIDKTEAPVNTPAAPAQGTTPAPAAPATK from the coding sequence ATGAGCACATTTTCAATTTTTTTAGTTTTAATTACAATAGTTTGTTTTCTATTGATCATCGTTATCATGGTACAAAACCCTAAAGGAGGCGGATTGTCTTCTACTATTAGTGGAACACAAATGTTAGGTGGAGTACAAAAAACAACTGACTTTTTAGATAAAAGTACTTGGACTTTAGCTACTGTTTTAATTGTGCTAATTTTACTTTCAAGCTTAAGTTTTTCTGGAGCTTTAAGCGACACAGATTCTAAACTTATTGACAAAACAGAAGCTCCTGTAAATACACCTGCAGCTCCAGCACAAGGAACTACTCCTGCTCCAGCAGCACCAGCAACTAAATAA
- the groL gene encoding chaperonin GroEL (60 kDa chaperone family; promotes refolding of misfolded polypeptides especially under stressful conditions; forms two stacked rings of heptamers to form a barrel-shaped 14mer; ends can be capped by GroES; misfolded proteins enter the barrel where they are refolded when GroES binds), whose protein sequence is MAKDIKFDIEARDGLKRGVDALANAVKVTLGPKGRNVIIGKSFGGPTVTKDGVSVAKEIELKDALENMGAQMVKEVASKTNDLAGDGTTTATVLAQAIVKEGLKNVAAGANPMDLKRGIDKAVETIVADLAKQAKVVGSDSDKIKQIASISANNDEVIGELIATAFAKVGKEGVITVEEAKGTDTFVDVVEGMQFDRGYLSPYFVTNPEKMEVELDSPYILLYDKKVSSLKELLPVLEPVAQSGKPLLIIAEDVDGEALSTLVVNKLRGALKIAAVKAPGFGDRRKAMLEDIAILTGGTVISEERGYTLENTTIEMLGNAKRVSIDKDNTTIVSGAGEADIIKNRVNQIKGQMETTTSDYDKEKLQERLAKLAGGVAVLYVGAASEVEMKEKKDRVDDALHATRAAVEEGIVAGGGVALLRAKLALADLKADNADEATGIQIVSRAVESPLRTIVENAGLEGSVVVAKVSEGSGDFGYNAKTDEYVDMLTAGIIDPKKVTRVALENAASVSGMILTTECALIDIKEENAGGGMPMGGGMPGMM, encoded by the coding sequence ATGGCAAAAGATATAAAATTTGATATTGAAGCACGTGACGGATTAAAACGTGGTGTTGATGCATTAGCAAATGCTGTAAAAGTAACTCTTGGACCAAAAGGTCGTAACGTAATTATCGGAAAATCATTTGGTGGACCAACAGTTACTAAAGATGGTGTTTCTGTTGCAAAAGAAATCGAATTAAAAGACGCACTAGAAAATATGGGTGCGCAAATGGTTAAAGAAGTTGCTTCTAAAACTAATGATTTAGCTGGAGACGGAACTACAACTGCTACAGTTTTAGCTCAAGCTATCGTAAAAGAAGGATTAAAAAACGTTGCTGCGGGTGCAAATCCAATGGATTTGAAACGTGGTATCGACAAAGCTGTTGAAACTATCGTTGCTGACTTAGCAAAACAAGCTAAAGTTGTTGGAAGTGATTCTGACAAAATCAAACAAATTGCTTCTATCTCTGCAAACAATGACGAAGTTATTGGTGAGTTAATCGCTACCGCTTTCGCTAAAGTTGGAAAAGAAGGTGTTATCACTGTTGAAGAAGCTAAAGGAACTGACACTTTCGTGGATGTTGTTGAAGGAATGCAGTTTGACAGAGGATATCTTTCTCCTTACTTCGTAACAAATCCAGAGAAAATGGAAGTTGAATTAGACTCTCCATACATCTTATTATACGACAAAAAAGTATCTTCTTTAAAAGAATTACTTCCAGTTTTAGAGCCAGTTGCGCAATCAGGAAAACCATTATTGATTATCGCTGAAGATGTTGACGGTGAAGCTCTTTCTACATTAGTAGTAAACAAATTAAGAGGTGCTCTTAAAATTGCTGCTGTAAAAGCTCCAGGTTTTGGAGACAGAAGAAAGGCAATGTTAGAAGATATCGCAATCTTAACTGGCGGAACTGTAATTTCTGAAGAAAGAGGTTATACTCTAGAAAATACAACTATCGAAATGTTAGGAAACGCAAAAAGAGTTTCTATCGATAAAGACAATACAACTATCGTAAGCGGTGCTGGTGAAGCTGATATCATCAAAAACAGAGTAAACCAAATTAAAGGTCAGATGGAAACTACTACATCTGATTACGATAAAGAAAAATTGCAAGAGCGCTTGGCTAAATTAGCTGGTGGTGTTGCGGTTCTTTATGTTGGTGCTGCTTCTGAAGTTGAAATGAAAGAGAAAAAAGACAGAGTTGACGATGCTTTACACGCAACTCGTGCAGCTGTTGAAGAAGGAATTGTTGCTGGTGGTGGAGTTGCTTTATTAAGAGCTAAACTTGCTTTAGCTGACTTAAAAGCGGATAATGCTGACGAAGCAACTGGAATTCAAATTGTTTCTCGCGCTGTTGAATCTCCATTAAGAACTATTGTTGAAAACGCTGGTCTTGAAGGTTCTGTTGTTGTAGCGAAAGTTTCTGAAGGTTCAGGTGATTTTGGATACAATGCAAAAACTGACGAATATGTAGATATGCTTACTGCTGGAATTATCGATCCTAAAAAAGTAACTCGTGTTGCATTAGAAAATGCTGCATCTGTTTCTGGAATGATTTTAACTACAGAATGTGCATTAATTGATATTAAAGAAGAAAATGCTGGAGGCGGAATGCCAATGGGAGGCGGAATGCCAGGAATGATGTAA
- a CDS encoding LptE family protein, which produces MKKIYSLFAFLSLFMLSGCSVYNFTGTGTIDGKTFQVNFFHNNADLIEPGIDRTFTLALQDLIMNQTNLNLVPNGGDLVYEGEITDYRTTPMTATAVGANGEVGAAQNRLTIRVNVRFTNKKKEKDDFEKSFEFYYDFSGQQLPTGTVLNDAIKTIFERITQDIFNESLAKW; this is translated from the coding sequence ATGAAAAAAATATATTCTCTTTTTGCATTTTTGAGCCTTTTTATGTTGAGTGGCTGTTCGGTTTATAATTTTACCGGAACGGGTACAATTGATGGCAAAACATTTCAAGTTAATTTCTTCCATAACAATGCAGATTTGATTGAGCCTGGAATTGATAGAACTTTTACATTGGCTTTGCAGGACTTGATTATGAATCAAACCAACTTAAACTTGGTTCCAAATGGAGGTGACTTAGTTTACGAAGGAGAAATTACCGATTACAGAACTACTCCAATGACCGCAACAGCTGTTGGGGCAAATGGTGAGGTTGGTGCCGCACAAAACCGTTTGACTATTCGCGTTAATGTACGTTTTACCAATAAAAAGAAAGAAAAAGATGATTTTGAAAAATCTTTCGAATTCTATTATGACTTTTCAGGACAGCAGCTTCCAACAGGAACAGTTCTAAACGACGCTATAAAAACTATTTTCGAAAGAATTACCCAAGACATCTTTAATGAATCTTTGGCAAAATGGTAA
- a CDS encoding co-chaperone GroES has translation MALNIKPLSDRVLIEPVAAETKTASGIFIPDTAKEKPQKGTVVAVGNGSKDHTMTVKVGDTVLYGKYAGTELKLEGTDYLIMREDDILAII, from the coding sequence ATGGCTTTAAACATTAAACCGCTTTCAGACCGCGTACTAATTGAGCCTGTTGCAGCTGAAACTAAAACTGCTTCAGGTATTTTTATTCCAGATACTGCCAAAGAAAAACCACAAAAAGGAACTGTAGTTGCAGTAGGAAACGGATCTAAAGATCATACAATGACTGTAAAAGTTGGTGATACTGTTTTGTACGGTAAATATGCTGGAACAGAATTAAAATTAGAAGGCACTGATTACCTAATCATGCGCGAAGATGACATCTTAGCAATTATTTAA